A genomic region of uncultured Methanobrevibacter sp. contains the following coding sequences:
- a CDS encoding tripartite tricarboxylate transporter permease, with translation MLELVFACFIGIFVGTLTGMIPGIHVNTAGAILFASSTFLLGFLSPEFLCVLMVSMSIAHALMEFVPSMLLGVPQEGTATSILPGHRMVLQGRSKEVIRIVAVGGFGAILITILMMPIFTLTLPFLHNFTKPYTWIILLVASIYLTYMLTNSKKDFLWSLFLFLISGILGWTIFQTPVSSGVSLMCIFSGLFGISTILFSLNDNSTIPHQNKFYDLNLNFNKFKSIFAGGITGAILGFLPGFGPAQGTIIAQAASGTSDNDDDDTVNFLLATSGLNISDCLFSLMAIYIIGNPRSGIAVYMSYLISDMNINHLIIFIFASLIAVSISLVLCLKLGDSFANIMDGVDYRKLSIFVIILQIGILYVFIFYYKAPIFYMSLALITSTALGMLPHYIGVGKSHLMGVLIVPAIVIYMKMFI, from the coding sequence ATGTTAGAATTAGTATTTGCTTGTTTTATAGGAATATTTGTGGGAACGTTAACTGGGATGATTCCAGGTATTCATGTTAATACTGCTGGGGCAATTCTTTTTGCATCATCTACTTTCCTTTTAGGATTTTTATCTCCAGAATTTTTATGTGTATTGATGGTTTCAATGTCTATAGCTCATGCATTAATGGAATTTGTACCTTCAATGCTTTTAGGAGTTCCACAGGAAGGAACTGCAACATCTATTCTTCCAGGTCATAGGATGGTTCTGCAGGGAAGATCAAAAGAAGTTATAAGAATAGTGGCTGTTGGTGGGTTTGGAGCTATTTTAATTACTATTTTGATGATGCCAATTTTTACATTAACTTTGCCGTTTTTACATAATTTTACAAAGCCATATACTTGGATTATTTTACTTGTAGCTTCAATTTATTTGACTTATATGCTTACAAATTCAAAAAAAGATTTTTTATGGTCTTTGTTTTTATTTTTAATTTCAGGAATTCTTGGTTGGACAATTTTCCAAACACCAGTTTCATCAGGAGTTTCTTTGATGTGTATTTTTTCAGGTCTTTTTGGAATAAGTACTATTTTATTTAGTTTAAATGATAATTCAACAATTCCTCATCAAAATAAGTTTTATGATTTAAATTTGAATTTTAATAAATTTAAAAGTATTTTTGCAGGAGGAATTACTGGTGCTATTTTGGGATTTTTACCTGGATTTGGTCCTGCTCAAGGAACTATAATTGCTCAGGCAGCTAGTGGTACAAGTGATAATGATGATGACGATACAGTTAATTTTTTATTGGCTACTTCAGGATTAAATATTTCAGATTGTCTTTTTTCTTTAATGGCAATTTATATAATTGGAAATCCTAGAAGTGGGATTGCAGTTTATATGTCTTATTTGATTTCAGATATGAATATAAATCATTTGATAATCTTTATTTTCGCATCATTAATTGCAGTTTCAATATCGTTAGTATTATGTTTAAAATTAGGTGATTCATTTGCTAATATTATGGATGGTGTTGATTATCGTAAATTATCAATATTTGTGATTATTTTACAAATTGGAATTTTATATGTTTTTATTTTTTATTATAAAGCTCCAATTTTCTACATGTCTTTAGCTTTAATCACATCAACTGCTCTTGGAATGTTACCTCATTATATTGGTGTAGGTAAATCTCACTTAATGGGCGTTTTAATTGTTCCAGCTATTGTAATTTATATGAAAATGTTTATTTAG
- a CDS encoding SAM-dependent methyltransferase, which produces MNQKCTCGNNCIITKENLAKRTLNLKPCKKCEDITIKKFSPINQVIDLDMIDSNYKKCECGKRPLDIVMTHILKIMIEEEIIPQDATLRRHSPIPLPSFYYSHEVEQFVGKDSLVLIHQNFNKKVADRLVNEVNEVKCVLKGNPNKINGMINKNSSIQNFELLSGCDKRADVMRTLIKNDDGNLEKIIINKNQHLHHIEVAPTTEEKLIKLHNYLENNNVKKGVAIDGMCGNGSIGIYLLKYGFEKVIFNDIYSEAIDNLKFNLEINEIIGNYEIYNKAFEDLNIEKCDFCVIDSYPQTDLEEIIKKAEKIADNILII; this is translated from the coding sequence ATGAACCAAAAGTGCACATGTGGAAATAATTGCATTATAACAAAAGAAAATTTAGCTAAACGAACACTAAATTTAAAACCTTGTAAAAAATGTGAAGACATTACAATAAAAAAATTTAGTCCAATAAACCAAGTAATAGATCTTGACATGATAGATTCAAACTATAAAAAGTGTGAATGCGGAAAAAGACCTTTAGATATTGTAATGACACATATTTTAAAGATAATGATTGAAGAAGAAATAATTCCTCAAGATGCAACCTTAAGAAGACATAGCCCAATACCATTACCAAGTTTTTATTATTCCCATGAAGTTGAACAGTTTGTTGGAAAAGATTCATTAGTTTTAATTCACCAGAATTTCAATAAAAAAGTTGCAGACAGATTAGTAAATGAAGTAAACGAAGTTAAATGTGTTTTAAAAGGAAATCCAAATAAAATAAATGGAATGATAAATAAAAATAGTTCAATACAAAATTTCGAGCTATTGTCTGGTTGTGATAAACGAGCAGATGTTATGAGAACACTTATTAAAAATGATGATGGAAACCTTGAAAAAATAATCATAAACAAAAATCAGCACCTCCATCATATAGAAGTAGCTCCAACTACTGAAGAAAAATTAATTAAACTTCACAATTATCTTGAAAACAATAATGTGAAAAAAGGAGTGGCGATTGATGGAATGTGTGGAAACGGATCAATTGGAATTTATTTACTTAAATACGGATTTGAAAAAGTAATATTTAATGACATATATTCTGAAGCTATTGATAATTTAAAATTTAACCTTGAAATTAATGAAATAATTGGTAACTATGAAATATACAACAAAGCATTTGAAGATTTAAATATTGAAAAATGTGATTTTTGTGTAATTGACAGCTATCCTCAAACAGATCTCGAAGAAATTATCAAAAAAGCTGAAAAAATAGCTGACAATATATTAATAATCTAA
- a CDS encoding CpaF family protein: MNNNVSDKQFKHVENNLEIVPQYNVFKQNYSSEEKFLLSELRENLVDLAISSDESFQVNEEKLLNDIKNFLFTRLVSNSQNNNVSNEYLDNLARKLFQDLVGYGEIDPLIRDDNLEEIMIIGINKPVFVYHREYGMMKTNIVFKDANELMKLIDTIARQINRRIDQESPILDGRLLDGSRVNATIPPISADGPSMTIRKFKKDPLTIIDLINSKTVSVELAAFFWLCFDGLGVRSANAIISGGTSSGKTTTLNALSSFINPKERIITIEDTLELQIPHEHVIRMETRPPNVENKGELTMNDLVKNSLRQRPDRIIVGEVRGSEAITLFTALNTGHSGFGTLHSNDARETITRLTNAPMSVPNIMISAIDFIIMQNRIYKPNGVSFRRISEVAEVSGIEEGVVQLNKIFEWDPQSDTIKNVGITSKTLTEIANVSGNSLNNLYDEIKNREIVLQHMVNQNIRSIKDVGAVLEMYYLDPQKVLNRILLTR, encoded by the coding sequence ATGAATAATAATGTTAGTGATAAGCAATTTAAGCATGTAGAAAACAATTTGGAGATTGTGCCTCAATATAATGTTTTTAAACAAAATTATTCTTCTGAGGAAAAATTTCTTTTAAGTGAACTTCGTGAAAATTTAGTGGATTTAGCTATATCCTCTGATGAATCTTTTCAAGTAAATGAAGAGAAGTTATTAAATGATATTAAGAACTTTTTATTTACAAGATTAGTATCTAACTCTCAAAATAATAATGTCTCTAATGAATATTTAGATAACTTAGCAAGAAAACTATTTCAGGATCTTGTAGGTTATGGTGAAATTGACCCTTTAATCCGTGATGATAATCTGGAAGAAATAATGATAATTGGTATAAATAAACCAGTTTTTGTTTATCATAGAGAATATGGGATGATGAAAACCAATATTGTTTTTAAAGATGCAAATGAATTGATGAAGTTAATTGACACAATAGCTAGGCAGATAAATCGTAGAATTGATCAAGAATCTCCAATTTTAGATGGTCGTTTGTTGGATGGTTCAAGAGTCAATGCAACAATACCTCCTATTTCTGCTGATGGTCCATCGATGACTATACGTAAATTTAAAAAAGATCCTTTAACTATAATTGATTTAATAAATTCAAAAACTGTTTCTGTAGAACTTGCAGCATTTTTTTGGTTATGTTTTGATGGACTTGGTGTAAGGTCAGCTAATGCAATAATTTCTGGAGGGACAAGTTCAGGTAAAACTACAACTTTAAATGCTTTATCTTCATTTATAAATCCTAAAGAAAGAATAATTACAATTGAAGATACATTGGAGCTTCAAATACCTCATGAACATGTTATTAGAATGGAAACAAGACCTCCAAATGTTGAAAATAAAGGAGAATTAACAATGAATGATTTAGTTAAAAATTCTCTAAGACAAAGACCTGATAGGATAATTGTTGGTGAAGTTAGGGGTAGTGAAGCTATTACTCTTTTTACAGCTTTAAATACGGGACATTCTGGATTTGGAACACTTCATTCAAATGATGCTAGAGAAACAATAACTAGATTAACTAATGCGCCTATGTCTGTCCCAAATATTATGATTTCAGCTATTGATTTTATAATTATGCAAAATAGAATTTATAAACCGAATGGTGTATCTTTTAGAAGGATTAGTGAAGTAGCTGAAGTTTCAGGGATTGAAGAAGGAGTAGTTCAATTAAATAAAATATTTGAATGGGATCCTCAAAGTGATACTATCAAAAATGTGGGTATAACAAGTAAAACTTTAACAGAAATAGCTAATGTCAGTGGAAATTCATTGAATAATCTGTATGATGAAATTAAAAATAGGGAAATTGTTTTACAGCATATGGTTAATCAAAATATTCGCTCAATTAAAGATGTCGGGGCAGTGTTGGAGATGTATTATTTAGATCCTCAAAAGGTTTTAAATAGAATCCTTTTAACTAGGTGA
- a CDS encoding type II secretion system F family protein encodes MFTDFFIIVADIFLNILNFFKNFNFENITFYKRNKSKKAVDPKLFIKLNFQEVKKENNSENKLFNKLRKIFLRYFLNKRLIFVEVSIFFVLFIAVGFEISGIYLTLIVMLYIFMLYFPKIQEKHTYDDLNFELPYGLRHMSTELKAGKGLHDTLLTISNANYGSLSKEFKRVLKEIKYGKSSEDALMEMSNRVSSEGLSRVVHQIVGTLRVGGNLANSLNVIADDLSFDMQIKLKEYSQKLNGFILIYTFVAILAPVIILIMLMAASTVVGDIISGDMVLIMYMFFFPLIVMFMGLFIKRMEPKI; translated from the coding sequence ATGTTCACGGATTTTTTTATAATTGTGGCAGATATATTCTTAAATATTTTAAATTTTTTTAAGAATTTTAATTTTGAAAATATTACATTTTATAAACGAAATAAATCAAAAAAAGCAGTTGATCCTAAATTATTTATTAAATTAAATTTTCAAGAAGTTAAAAAAGAAAATAATTCTGAAAATAAATTATTTAATAAATTGAGAAAAATATTTTTGAGATATTTCTTAAATAAAAGATTAATTTTTGTTGAAGTTTCCATATTTTTCGTTTTGTTTATAGCTGTGGGTTTTGAAATTTCGGGAATTTATCTGACATTAATTGTCATGTTATATATTTTCATGTTGTATTTTCCAAAAATTCAAGAAAAACATACTTATGATGATTTAAATTTTGAATTACCCTATGGTTTGAGACACATGTCAACAGAGCTAAAAGCAGGAAAAGGTTTACATGATACATTATTAACAATATCAAATGCAAATTATGGTTCTCTTTCTAAAGAATTTAAAAGAGTTTTAAAAGAAATTAAATATGGTAAATCGAGTGAAGATGCATTAATGGAAATGTCAAATAGGGTTTCATCTGAAGGTCTTTCTAGAGTGGTCCATCAAATTGTAGGGACTTTAAGAGTTGGTGGAAATTTAGCTAATAGTTTAAATGTAATAGCTGATGATCTTTCTTTTGACATGCAAATTAAATTAAAAGAATATTCTCAAAAATTAAATGGTTTTATATTGATTTATACTTTTGTAGCTATTTTAGCACCAGTTATTATTTTGATTATGTTAATGGCTGCATCAACAGTTGTTGGAGATATAATATCTGGAGACATGGTATTAATTATGTATATGTTCTTTTTCCCACTAATTGTAATGTTTATGGGGTTATTTATTAAAAGAATGGAACCAAAAATTTAA
- a CDS encoding ABC transporter permease, whose protein sequence is MITFIQTEFLKLKHTKIFLLTILGALSIPTLLYIGLLTGEYASFQGILDYCAIYACVLFYILLFTIMISYLFSREYIEHTLKTILTAPTPKTKILTGKYLVFFIWGFLIITITFIGTIFCAYFGGVQDISLTAGLNSYKEMLISGFLLCLSFSPLIFISLIMPNMVFSMISGAVFSIINLFIYSTQYSPYIPWCSPYIISSNEIFNYSCNLTTSLAIILITFAIGLIISYIYFTKKDVSL, encoded by the coding sequence ATGATAACATTTATTCAAACAGAATTTTTAAAACTAAAACATACAAAAATATTCTTATTAACTATTCTAGGAGCGCTTAGCATACCTACATTGCTATATATCGGTTTATTAACTGGAGAATATGCAAGTTTTCAAGGAATATTAGATTATTGTGCTATTTATGCTTGTGTACTATTTTATATATTATTATTTACAATCATGATATCTTATCTATTTAGTAGAGAATATATTGAACATACTTTAAAAACTATATTAACTGCCCCTACACCAAAAACAAAAATATTAACTGGAAAATATTTGGTGTTTTTCATATGGGGATTTTTAATTATTACAATCACATTTATAGGGACCATATTTTGTGCATATTTTGGTGGGGTTCAAGATATTAGTTTAACTGCTGGATTAAATAGTTACAAAGAAATGTTAATTTCAGGATTTTTACTTTGTTTAAGTTTCTCCCCATTAATATTTATTTCATTAATTATGCCAAATATGGTTTTTTCAATGATTAGTGGTGCAGTTTTCAGCATTATAAATTTATTCATATATTCAACTCAATACTCCCCATATATCCCATGGTGTAGTCCATACATAATAAGTTCAAATGAAATATTCAATTATTCATGTAATCTCACAACATCACTAGCTATAATATTAATTACATTTGCAATTGGACTTATAATCTCATATATCTACTTTACAAAAAAAGATGTTTCCCTCTAA
- a CDS encoding ABC transporter permease: MINFIQSEFLKLKHSKIFLLTILGALTFPFLLYLSLISGTSDSLESMIKACNQFTGSMFNIILFAIVVSYIFGREYSEHTLKTMITIPLSRGKFILGKYLMFFIWIMILVTVTFLSTCLFGYLGGASSITLTGAIGACKDMFITNILLFLSFSPFVFLSLVVPNMVAAMVVGAAFSIGNLMISSTSHAPYFPWSSSYLIGSNEIANFSCSYTTSLAIILITFAIGLTISYIYFTKKDVSL, from the coding sequence ATGATAAATTTTATTCAAAGTGAATTCTTAAAATTAAAACACTCAAAAATATTCTTATTAACTATTCTAGGAGCACTTACATTCCCATTTTTACTTTATCTAAGCCTAATTAGTGGAACTAGTGATAGTCTTGAAAGTATGATTAAGGCATGTAACCAATTTACAGGAAGTATGTTCAACATCATTTTATTTGCCATTGTAGTCTCATATATCTTCGGAAGAGAATATTCAGAACATACCCTTAAAACAATGATTACTATTCCATTATCCCGCGGAAAATTTATACTTGGAAAATATTTAATGTTTTTCATATGGATAATGATTTTAGTAACAGTCACATTTTTATCAACATGTTTATTTGGATACCTTGGAGGAGCTAGTTCTATAACATTAACTGGAGCTATTGGTGCTTGTAAAGATATGTTTATTACAAATATATTATTATTTTTAAGTTTTTCCCCATTTGTGTTCTTATCATTAGTTGTTCCAAATATGGTTGCTGCAATGGTTGTAGGAGCTGCATTTAGTATTGGAAATCTCATGATTAGTTCAACCAGTCATGCACCATATTTCCCATGGAGTAGTTCATATTTAATTGGATCAAACGAAATAGCTAATTTCAGTTGTTCATATACAACATCACTAGCTATAATATTAATTACATTTGCAATTGGACTTACAATCTCATATATCTACTTTACAAAAAAAGATGTTTCCCTCTAA
- a CDS encoding ABC transporter ATP-binding protein gives MIEYAIETENLTKKFGKDVAVNSINMNIEKGKIYGLLGRNGAGKTTTMCMLLNLSKPTSGKINLFGEPYLKHPQKTYSKIGSIIETPGFYENLNAYENLKIISKLRGNYNKKTIDEALNLVCLYDAKYKKFKDFSLGMKQRLGIAAAIMHNPDLLILDEPINGLDPVGIKEIRELLKTLAHDYGITILISSHILSEIEHIADIIGVMDHGNLIEELSKEELENKLNKYVDFEVSNIREASEILKKSGFKENMDFIIKKTPENELLLRLINHLNLRDEINEIFVKSGIKVSKLILCEESLEEFFTRLIGDEIRFS, from the coding sequence ATGATTGAATATGCAATAGAAACAGAAAATCTAACAAAAAAATTCGGAAAAGATGTTGCTGTCAATTCTATCAATATGAACATTGAAAAAGGAAAAATATATGGCTTATTAGGTAGAAATGGAGCAGGAAAAACAACAACAATGTGTATGCTATTAAACCTAAGCAAACCAACATCTGGAAAAATTAATCTTTTTGGTGAACCCTATTTAAAACATCCCCAAAAAACTTATTCCAAAATTGGCTCAATAATTGAAACACCAGGATTTTATGAAAACCTCAATGCTTACGAAAATTTAAAAATAATTTCCAAACTAAGAGGAAATTACAACAAAAAAACAATAGATGAAGCTCTAAATCTTGTTTGCTTATATGATGCAAAATATAAAAAATTTAAAGATTTCTCATTAGGGATGAAACAAAGATTAGGAATAGCTGCAGCTATAATGCATAACCCTGATTTATTAATTTTAGATGAACCAATAAATGGCCTGGATCCTGTTGGAATTAAAGAAATAAGAGAACTTTTAAAAACACTAGCTCATGATTATGGAATTACAATCCTTATTTCAAGCCATATATTAAGTGAAATTGAACACATAGCAGACATTATTGGAGTAATGGATCATGGAAATCTTATCGAAGAATTATCTAAAGAAGAATTAGAAAATAAATTAAATAAATACGTGGATTTTGAAGTTTCAAATATCCGAGAAGCTTCAGAAATTCTCAAAAAATCTGGTTTTAAAGAAAACATGGATTTTATAATTAAAAAAACTCCTGAAAATGAATTGTTACTTCGTTTAATTAATCATTTAAATCTAAGAGATGAAATTAATGAAATATTTGTTAAATCTGGAATTAAAGTATCAAAACTAATTTTATGTGAAGAAAGTTTAGAAGAATTCTTTACAAGACTTATTGGTGATGAAATACGTTTCTCATAG
- a CDS encoding DUF4012 domain-containing protein, with amino-acid sequence MRRRKKLIIVILLVILIGLISVIAGTLFLPHDNELSQGTKNILVCAIDESEPRPGMGACDMAFIVTLKDGELVNYTEIYPHGMTHPNASEPQIAQEQGAGEKLLLHDSFWDNDTKKSMQLAKEIVEYNTSESINAVVAVNSEALDAILSSAGTLDVNGTQMNASGIDLIREEQYNGGQTRGAAVMDIVKAAGHAASDPIKKASMVNAALDQYSKGNIVMDPEGAFVGLLASKGINNLI; translated from the coding sequence ATGAGAAGAAGAAAAAAACTGATTATCGTCATTTTACTTGTTATTCTAATTGGACTCATTTCAGTAATTGCTGGTACATTGTTCTTACCTCACGACAATGAATTATCCCAAGGAACAAAGAATATACTTGTATGTGCAATAGATGAAAGTGAACCAAGACCAGGAATGGGTGCTTGTGATATGGCATTTATTGTAACATTGAAAGATGGTGAACTTGTTAATTATACTGAAATATACCCTCATGGAATGACTCACCCTAATGCCTCTGAGCCCCAAATAGCTCAAGAACAAGGTGCTGGGGAAAAATTATTACTTCACGATTCTTTCTGGGACAATGACACTAAAAAATCCATGCAACTTGCAAAAGAAATTGTAGAATACAACACTAGTGAAAGTATTAATGCAGTTGTAGCTGTTAACAGTGAAGCATTAGACGCAATTTTAAGTAGTGCAGGAACTTTAGATGTTAATGGTACTCAAATGAATGCAAGTGGTATTGATTTAATAAGAGAAGAACAATACAATGGTGGTCAAACTAGAGGAGCTGCAGTAATGGATATTGTTAAAGCTGCAGGTCATGCTGCAAGTGACCCTATTAAAAAAGCAAGTATGGTTAACGCTGCATTAGATCAATATTCTAAAGGAAATATTGTAATGGATCCTGAAGGAGCATTTGTAGGTTTACTTGCTTCTAAAGGAATTAATAATTTAATATAA
- the feoB gene encoding ferrous iron transport protein B — protein MKECIVGLAGNPNVGKTTVFNQLTGMHQHVGNWPGKTVERAEGHFNHEDTRFDVVDLPGNYALSAHSIEEIVSRDFIVDDDSDVIINVVDAANLERNLYLTVQMMELGANLVMALNMNDFAKKKDHIIDIKLMSELLGFPVVEINAKNKGGFDELLNTVKKVSNKHIDTTKKLVYGDELREHLGDLQQLIEKDSSLTDVPSMWTAIKLLEKDAIVIEKVQQSKNSSQILRETDKVAAHLADVYNEGAEEVIANARYAFIDGLMNEAVKKPAVEKPTVSDKIDKYLTNRILGIPIFLVIMYIMFQLTFTIGAPFQDMIDEGFGLLGEAIGGLLGDSVLSSFICDGIIGGVGGVLTFLPIIIIMFLFISILEDSGYLARAAFVMDRVMHKLVGLHGKSFIPMILGFGCGVPAIMATRTMENESDRLLSMMLVPFMSCTARLPVYALLISAFFAANEGQVLFSIYILGIVVALVVAAILKRTMFKGMSSPFVMELPTYKVPSLKGVLLHTWDKTKGFLRKAGTIILAASIIVWVLSSVPFGVEYGSQESAIGQIGTAIAPIFAPLGFGEWQPAVAILFGLVAKEVVVSTFSSLFGVEEEGAGIDAAVHELFTPLSAYAFMAFVLLYVPCFAAIGTIKQETNGWKWPLTMSVITLVTGYVVALIIYQGGSLLGFA, from the coding sequence ATGAAAGAATGTATTGTAGGATTAGCAGGAAACCCGAATGTGGGTAAAACTACAGTATTCAATCAATTAACAGGTATGCATCAGCATGTAGGAAACTGGCCTGGTAAAACTGTTGAAAGAGCAGAAGGTCATTTTAATCATGAAGATACTCGTTTCGATGTTGTTGATTTACCTGGTAATTATGCATTAAGTGCTCATTCTATTGAAGAAATTGTTTCAAGAGATTTCATTGTAGATGATGATTCTGATGTTATAATTAATGTAGTTGACGCTGCTAATTTAGAACGTAATTTGTACTTGACTGTTCAAATGATGGAATTAGGTGCAAACTTAGTAATGGCTCTTAACATGAATGATTTTGCTAAGAAAAAAGATCATATTATTGATATTAAATTAATGTCTGAATTATTAGGTTTCCCTGTTGTCGAAATCAATGCTAAAAATAAAGGTGGTTTCGATGAGTTATTAAATACAGTTAAAAAAGTTTCTAATAAACATATTGATACTACTAAAAAATTAGTGTATGGTGATGAATTAAGAGAACATTTAGGAGATCTCCAACAATTAATTGAAAAAGATAGTAGTTTAACTGATGTTCCTTCAATGTGGACAGCAATAAAATTATTAGAGAAAGATGCTATTGTAATTGAAAAAGTTCAGCAATCTAAAAACTCTTCTCAAATATTAAGAGAAACTGATAAAGTAGCAGCACACTTAGCAGATGTTTATAATGAAGGTGCTGAAGAAGTAATTGCTAATGCAAGGTATGCATTTATTGATGGACTTATGAATGAAGCAGTGAAAAAACCTGCTGTAGAAAAACCAACAGTATCTGATAAAATTGATAAATATTTGACTAACAGAATTTTAGGAATTCCTATATTTTTAGTCATTATGTATATTATGTTCCAACTTACGTTTACAATTGGTGCTCCTTTCCAAGACATGATTGATGAAGGTTTTGGATTATTAGGTGAAGCAATTGGTGGTCTTTTAGGCGACTCTGTATTATCTTCATTTATTTGTGATGGTATTATTGGAGGAGTAGGTGGAGTATTAACCTTTTTACCAATTATTATCATCATGTTCTTATTCATAAGTATTTTAGAAGACAGTGGTTACTTAGCTAGAGCTGCTTTTGTTATGGATAGGGTTATGCATAAATTAGTTGGTCTTCATGGTAAATCTTTCATTCCTATGATTTTAGGATTTGGATGTGGTGTACCAGCTATTATGGCTACTAGGACAATGGAAAATGAATCTGATCGTTTACTTTCCATGATGCTTGTTCCATTCATGTCATGTACTGCAAGATTGCCAGTATATGCATTATTAATTTCAGCATTTTTCGCTGCAAATGAAGGTCAAGTATTATTCTCAATTTATATATTAGGTATTGTTGTTGCACTTGTTGTTGCAGCTATCCTTAAAAGAACTATGTTTAAAGGAATGTCTTCCCCATTTGTTATGGAACTTCCAACTTATAAAGTTCCATCTTTAAAAGGTGTATTATTACATACTTGGGATAAAACTAAAGGATTCCTTAGAAAAGCAGGAACTATTATTCTTGCAGCATCCATCATTGTATGGGTTTTAAGTAGTGTACCATTTGGTGTTGAATACGGATCTCAAGAAAGTGCAATTGGTCAAATTGGTACTGCAATAGCACCAATATTTGCTCCTCTTGGATTTGGAGAATGGCAACCGGCTGTAGCAATTTTATTCGGTTTAGTTGCTAAGGAGGTTGTTGTATCTACATTCAGTTCACTGTTCGGTGTAGAAGAGGAGGGTGCAGGTATTGATGCAGCAGTTCATGAATTGTTTACTCCGCTTTCTGCATATGCATTTATGGCATTTGTATTGCTGTATGTTCCTTGTTTCGCAGCTATCGGTACAATCAAACAGGAAACTAATGGTTGGAAATGGCCGTTAACTATGTCTGTTATTACATTAGTAACAGGTTATGTTGTTGCACTTATAATCTATCAAGGTGGTTCTTTACTAGGTTTTGCTTAG
- a CDS encoding FeoA family protein, giving the protein MVKSLLDVNAGDEVTIVKYNDGGSTDLKRHLLGMGFVRGSKIKIQKVAPLGDPIEFKIKGYDVCLRKEEAKNIIVE; this is encoded by the coding sequence ATGGTAAAATCTTTATTAGATGTAAATGCTGGTGATGAAGTAACTATCGTAAAATATAATGATGGTGGAAGCACAGATTTAAAAAGACATTTATTAGGTATGGGTTTCGTTAGAGGTTCAAAAATTAAAATCCAAAAAGTTGCACCTTTAGGAGATCCTATTGAATTTAAAATTAAAGGATATGATGTTTGCCTTCGTAAAGAAGAAGCTAAAAACATTATTGTAGAATAA